In Coregonus clupeaformis isolate EN_2021a chromosome 15, ASM2061545v1, whole genome shotgun sequence, one genomic interval encodes:
- the cfap53 gene encoding cilia- and flagella-associated protein 53, producing MLASQTRNKPQCREFTGPTPHSVAVRARFPSSRPPDYLILERRKQEEARDKVLEFTKYQNTCDLKTRWEKNSDQRIVLGTIERRVKDAMGQYQMSIDERRERLHDMLEAEEKELLREMETKKETVLEKQAKMRERAKLLRERRESERLSVVEDKLEQLFREQSEELRAEQTRRRQDEICTERAAQLRTRLVAQRQKEEEEQLFAQLWESDRRAKEEREGQEAQRQRESNLQQLAYLRVQMEAAEQQREQAKQLKEEEAQLLREQREMLRLVEQRERRQKLQGQESRRRLLDHSLRLKMKRQAREQQDELALDMSILEQLLTEERDEKQGKVTRKLELREEQSRYQQYLGDQLEEQKRQEVETEQLIEAELKQTWTRRAEQCHKEKQARDRLMKDVMDTRRLQIQEKLDFNKQKQAQLAEERDELNKTIQENKLLDEEEKTRVRQGCQEFQADLLAQMMYQQQLRDEGRSQTEQEHQQGLVYQEQYNRKMQEILSRPTSHTRAVHPFRRTSSTNPQGQFSLE from the exons ATGTTGGCCAGTCAGACTAGAAATAAGCCGCAATGTCGCGAGTTTACGGGACCAACACCTCATTCAGTGGCTGTG AGGGCGAGGTTCCCATCATCCAGGCCTCCAGACTACCTCATCCTGGAGAGAAGGAAACAGGAGGAGGCCCGGGACAAGGTGTTGGAGTTCACCAAGTACCAGAACACCTGTGACCTTAAGACGCGCTGGGAGAAGAACTCTGACCAGCGCATTGTGTTGGGAACCATTGAGAGACGGGTCAAAGATGCCATGGGGCAGTATCAGATGAGCAttgatgagaggagggagag ACTGCACGATATGTTGGAGGCAGAGGAGAAGGAACTCCTGAGAGAAATGGAGACCAAGAAGGAGACAGTGCTGGAGAAACAAGCCAAGATGCGAGAGAGAGCCAAGTTACtgcgagagaggagggagagtgaaagGCTAAGTGTGGTTGAAGACAAGCTTGAACAGCTATTCAG AGAGCAGAGTGAGGAGCTCCGGGCTGAACAGACTCGACGCAGGCAGGACGAAATTTGCACTGAGCGGGCTGCGCAGCTACGTACACGGCTGGTGGCGCAGCggcagaaagaggaggaggagcagctctTTGCTCAGCTGTGGGAGAGCGACCGGCGAGCCAAGGAGGAGCGGGAGGGCCAGGAGGCACAGAGGCAACGCGAGAGTAACCTGCAGCAGCTGGCCTACCTGCGTGTTCAGATGGAGGCTGCagagcagcagagagaacaggccAAGCAGCTCAAAGAGGAGGAGGCCCAGCTACTG agggagcagagagagatgcTGCGTCTGGTGGAGCAGAGAGAGCGCCGTCAGAAGCTCCAAGGTCAGGAGAGCCGACGCAGGCTGCTGGACCACTCTCTGAGGCTGAAGATGAAGCGCCAGGCCAGGGAGCAGCAGGATGAGCTGGCGCTGGACATGAGCATCCTGGAGCAGCTGCTgacggaggagagagatgagaaacaGGGCAAGGTCACGAGGAAG cTTGAGCTGCGAGAGGAGCAGAGTAGGTACCAGCAGTACCTGGGCGATCAGCTTGAGGAGCAGAAGAGACAGGAGGTGGAGACAGAGCAGCTGATCGAGGCGGAGCTAAAGCAGACCTGGACCCGGAGGGCAGAGCAGTGTCACAAAGAGAAACAGGCCAGGGATAGGCTGATGAAGGATGTGATGGACACACGCCGCCTGCAGATCCAGGAGAAAT TGGATTTTAACAAGCAGAAACAGGCTCAGCTggctgaggagagagatgagCTAAACAAAACCATACAGGAGAACAAACTGCTGGATGAGGAAGAGAAAACTCG TGTGAGACAGGGCTGTCAGGAGTTCCAGGCAGACCTGCTGGCCCAGATGATGTACCAGCAGCAGTTGCGTGATGAGGGGAGGTCTCAGACAGAGCAGGAGCACCAGCAGGGCCTTGTCTACCAGGAGCAGTACAACAGGAAGATGCAGGAGATCCTCTCCAGGCCTACCTCACACACCAGGGCTGTCCACCCCTTCAGGAGAACCTCTTCCACTAACCCTCAGGGACAGTTTAGCTTGGAGTAA